One Kitasatospora sp. NBC_01287 DNA window includes the following coding sequences:
- a CDS encoding response regulator transcription factor, which yields MTTGTVSTSAAALSGEAFLLVVDDEPNIRELLSASLRFSGFRVESAATGEEALAAIALERPDLVVLDVMLPDLDGFTVVERLREQTRRQQIANPAGLAARPGRPRPADHLPVLFLTAKDGTEDKVHGLASGADDYVTKPFSLEELIARIRAILRRAGGPAEDGRLTVADLTLDPLAHEVTRDGRPISLSPTEFKLLHYLMANVGRVVSKAQILDHVWAYDFGGDLSIVESYISYLRRKLDSGPEHGPKLIHTVRGIGYALRRPPQQSQD from the coding sequence GTGACGACAGGAACGGTCTCCACCAGTGCGGCCGCGCTCTCCGGCGAGGCCTTCCTGCTGGTGGTGGACGACGAGCCGAACATCCGCGAGTTGCTCTCCGCCTCGCTGCGCTTCTCCGGGTTCCGGGTGGAGTCCGCGGCCACCGGCGAGGAGGCGCTGGCCGCGATCGCGCTGGAGCGCCCCGACCTGGTGGTGCTCGACGTGATGCTCCCCGACCTGGACGGTTTCACCGTGGTCGAGCGGCTGCGCGAGCAGACCCGCCGCCAGCAGATCGCCAACCCGGCCGGCCTGGCCGCCCGCCCCGGCCGTCCGCGCCCCGCCGATCACCTGCCGGTGCTCTTCCTCACCGCGAAGGACGGCACCGAGGACAAGGTGCACGGCCTGGCCTCCGGCGCCGACGACTACGTGACCAAGCCGTTCAGCCTGGAGGAGCTGATCGCCCGGATCCGGGCGATCCTGCGCAGGGCCGGCGGCCCGGCCGAGGACGGCCGGCTCACCGTGGCCGACCTGACCCTGGACCCGCTGGCCCACGAGGTCACCAGGGACGGCCGCCCGATCTCGCTCTCGCCCACCGAGTTCAAGCTGCTGCACTACCTGATGGCCAACGTCGGCCGGGTGGTCTCCAAGGCGCAGATCCTGGACCACGTCTGGGCCTACGACTTCGGCGGCGACCTGAGCATCGTCGAGTCCTACATCTCCTACCTGCGGCGCAAGCTGGACTCCGGCCCCGAGCACGGGCCGAAGCTGATCCACACCGTGCGCGGCATCGGGTACGCGCTGCGCCGCCCGCCGCAGCAGTCGCAGGACTGA
- a CDS encoding cell wall metabolism sensor histidine kinase WalK: protein MRGQRVLRAGGAKIRHVFSTLRPPTLRRPTLRSIRPGAVLRRTGRLSLRARLLALTLVLVTTGLVVSDVVVLGTVREQLTGRLDQQLERFGTQLAHRNGQHQPGASGQGRFGPPTEQQDPDDGPKRLQSASGLPSEFEVRMLAADGSVVRTYRQPIAASDPEPDLSGVTKATVTDHLGRGFDLPGGRDTHWRALVLPIQRANPPAPGTNPSSYVMVASSLDDVNSTVSKLGEAFLAIGGAVLLLIAGLGAFAVRAGLKPLRRIEDGTELIAAGELSYRMPELPRGTEVGRLSLALNGMLDQIESAFAAQAASEARMRRFVADASHELRTPLAGIRGFAELYRMGALASDLDVKRTMDRIESEAVRMGGLVEDLLTLARLDEERPLDLAPMDLRTLAADALHDLTALDPTRPVSLTGPGGSGSPGAAAVLGDEARLRQVVTNLVGNAVKHTPRGTAVRIGVGTGADGCVLEVADSGPGLTQDQAERVFERFYRVDASRSRHDGGGAGLGLAIATAFARAHGGALVLHTGPGTGATFRLTLPRSSGD from the coding sequence ATGCGGGGACAGCGTGTGCTGCGTGCGGGAGGCGCGAAGATCCGGCACGTCTTCTCGACGCTGCGCCCGCCCACGCTGCGCCGGCCCACGCTGCGCTCGATCCGCCCGGGTGCCGTGCTGCGCCGCACCGGACGGCTCTCGCTGAGGGCCCGACTGCTCGCGCTCACCCTGGTGCTGGTCACCACCGGCCTGGTGGTCAGCGACGTGGTGGTGCTCGGTACCGTGCGCGAGCAGCTCACCGGCCGGCTCGACCAGCAGCTGGAGCGCTTCGGCACCCAGCTCGCCCACCGCAACGGGCAGCACCAGCCGGGTGCCTCCGGCCAAGGGCGGTTCGGACCGCCCACCGAGCAGCAGGACCCCGACGACGGTCCCAAGCGACTGCAGAGTGCGAGCGGCCTGCCGAGCGAGTTCGAGGTCCGGATGCTCGCCGCCGACGGCAGCGTGGTGCGCACCTACCGCCAGCCGATCGCGGCCAGTGACCCCGAACCCGACCTGTCCGGGGTCACCAAGGCGACCGTCACCGACCACCTCGGCAGGGGCTTCGACCTGCCCGGCGGCCGGGACACCCACTGGCGGGCCCTGGTCCTGCCGATCCAGCGGGCCAACCCGCCCGCGCCCGGCACCAACCCGTCGTCCTACGTGATGGTGGCCAGCTCGCTCGACGACGTGAACTCCACCGTCTCGAAGCTCGGCGAGGCCTTCCTGGCGATCGGCGGCGCGGTGCTGTTGCTGATCGCCGGGCTCGGCGCCTTCGCGGTGCGGGCCGGGCTGAAGCCGCTGCGCCGGATCGAGGACGGCACCGAGCTGATCGCGGCCGGCGAGCTCTCCTACCGGATGCCGGAGCTGCCGCGCGGCACCGAGGTCGGCCGGCTCTCGCTGGCACTCAACGGGATGCTCGACCAGATCGAGTCCGCCTTCGCCGCCCAGGCCGCCTCGGAGGCGAGGATGCGGCGCTTCGTCGCGGACGCCTCGCACGAGCTGCGCACCCCGCTGGCGGGCATCCGCGGCTTCGCCGAGCTCTACCGGATGGGCGCGCTCGCCTCGGACCTGGACGTCAAGCGGACCATGGACCGGATCGAGAGCGAGGCGGTGCGGATGGGCGGCCTGGTCGAGGACCTGCTCACGCTGGCCCGCCTCGACGAGGAGCGCCCGCTCGACCTGGCCCCGATGGACCTGCGCACGCTGGCCGCCGACGCGCTGCACGACCTCACCGCGCTGGACCCCACCCGCCCGGTCTCGCTCACCGGCCCCGGCGGGTCCGGATCGCCCGGCGCGGCCGCCGTGCTCGGCGACGAGGCCCGGCTGCGCCAGGTGGTCACCAACCTGGTCGGCAACGCGGTCAAGCACACCCCGCGCGGCACCGCCGTGCGGATCGGGGTCGGCACCGGCGCCGACGGCTGCGTCCTCGAAGTGGCCGACTCGGGACCGGGCCTGACCCAGGACCAGGCCGAGCGCGTCTTCGAGCGCTTCTACCGCGTCGACGCCTCCCGCAGCCGCCACGACGGCGGCGGCGCCGGCCTGGGCCTGGCCATCGCCACCGCCTTCGCCCGCGCCCACGGCGGAGCCCTCGTGCTGCACACCGGCCCGGGCACCGGCGCCACCTTCCGGCTGACGCTGCCCCGATCGAGTGGTGACTAG
- a CDS encoding Uma2 family endonuclease, translating to MTALATEVITVDLDQALWQMWQSMDVPEGFHAEIIEGVIEVSPTGGSRHAQVNRRLARALHDFLRGSGFGPAQDFNVIHGFKVLIPDVFVAPDETEEIEHPEGLGVLTSGVGLVVETVSPGSDARQRDLVRKHRAYAQAGIPVYVIIDDYDTGGAVTVLSGPDPKRGAYARSVRTPYGEEALVPEGPAKGFVIGPEITGGPLDQQA from the coding sequence ATGACGGCGCTCGCGACCGAGGTGATCACCGTGGACCTGGACCAGGCCCTGTGGCAGATGTGGCAGTCCATGGATGTTCCCGAGGGCTTCCACGCGGAGATCATCGAGGGAGTCATCGAGGTGTCACCGACCGGCGGCAGTCGCCATGCTCAGGTCAATCGCCGTCTCGCCAGAGCGCTCCACGACTTCCTTCGTGGCAGTGGCTTCGGGCCGGCGCAGGACTTCAACGTCATCCACGGCTTCAAGGTTCTGATCCCTGACGTCTTCGTCGCGCCCGACGAGACCGAGGAGATCGAGCACCCCGAGGGCCTGGGGGTGCTGACCTCCGGCGTCGGCCTCGTGGTGGAGACCGTCTCCCCGGGCAGCGACGCCCGCCAGCGCGACCTGGTCCGCAAGCACCGCGCCTACGCCCAGGCCGGCATCCCGGTCTACGTGATCATCGACGACTACGACACCGGTGGCGCCGTCACCGTCCTGAGCGGCCCCGATCCCAAGCGCGGCGCCTACGCCAGGTCCGTCCGTACTCCCTACGGCGAGGAGGCCCTCGTTCCCGAGGGCCCGGCCAAGGGCTTCGTGATCGGTCCGGAGATCACCGGCGGCCCGCTCGACCAGCAGGCCTGA
- a CDS encoding cytochrome ubiquinol oxidase subunit I: MQLAIAHDTIARWQFGVTTVYHFLFVPLTISLAAVVAGLETAWVRTGKEKYFHATKFWGKLFLINIAMGVVTGIVQEFQFGMNWSDYSRFVGDVFGAPLAMEALIAFFFESTFIGLWIFGWDKLPKKIHCACIWMVALGTVLSAYFILAANSWMQHPNGYTIDPVTKKAQLTSITQVLFQDTTLVVVFHTLTAAFLTGAAFMVGIASWHLWRAKRRPAEVDRRTTASMRTSLRLGLVLAVVAGLGTALSGDTLAKVMFEQQPMKMASAEALWDTESPAPFSIFAIGNVNQGHNSVELEIPGILSFLAKSDFSSPVPGINDTAAAEAAKYGGRPSDYIPNIFVTYWGFRLMIGFGMTSFVAGAIGLWTTRRKKFLDPGFRTGEDEPPRLMLTRNRELGPQLTKWSWRIGILTMGFPLIANSFGWIFTEMGRQPWSVFGLMTTADSVSPNVSVTTQVIAFSTFTALYAILAVIEVRLLVKYAKAGPDVDERPPAKDPTLRGPSSDEDADRPLAFAY, translated from the coding sequence GTGCAGCTCGCGATCGCTCACGACACCATCGCGCGGTGGCAGTTCGGCGTCACCACCGTCTACCACTTCCTCTTCGTGCCGCTGACGATCAGTCTGGCGGCGGTCGTCGCGGGGCTGGAGACGGCCTGGGTGCGGACGGGCAAGGAGAAGTACTTCCACGCCACCAAGTTCTGGGGGAAGCTCTTCCTGATCAACATCGCCATGGGCGTGGTGACCGGGATCGTGCAGGAGTTCCAGTTCGGGATGAACTGGTCGGACTACTCGCGCTTCGTCGGGGACGTCTTCGGGGCGCCGCTGGCGATGGAGGCGCTGATCGCCTTCTTCTTCGAGTCCACCTTCATCGGCCTGTGGATCTTCGGCTGGGACAAGCTGCCGAAGAAGATCCACTGCGCCTGCATCTGGATGGTGGCGCTGGGCACCGTGCTCTCCGCGTACTTCATCCTGGCGGCCAACTCCTGGATGCAGCACCCGAACGGCTACACCATCGACCCGGTGACCAAGAAGGCCCAGCTCACCAGCATCACCCAGGTGCTCTTCCAGGACACCACGCTGGTCGTGGTCTTCCACACGCTCACCGCCGCCTTCCTGACCGGCGCCGCCTTCATGGTCGGCATCGCCTCCTGGCACCTGTGGCGGGCCAAGCGCCGCCCCGCCGAGGTGGACCGGCGCACCACCGCCTCGATGCGCACCTCGCTGCGGCTGGGCCTGGTGCTGGCCGTGGTCGCGGGCCTGGGCACCGCGCTCAGCGGGGACACGCTGGCCAAGGTGATGTTCGAGCAGCAGCCGATGAAGATGGCCTCCGCCGAGGCGCTCTGGGACACCGAGTCGCCCGCGCCGTTCTCCATCTTCGCGATCGGCAACGTGAACCAGGGCCACAACTCGGTCGAGTTGGAGATCCCCGGGATACTGTCCTTCCTCGCCAAGAGCGACTTCAGCTCGCCGGTGCCCGGCATCAACGACACCGCCGCCGCCGAGGCCGCCAAGTACGGCGGCCGACCGAGCGACTACATCCCCAACATCTTCGTCACCTACTGGGGCTTCCGGCTGATGATCGGGTTCGGGATGACCTCCTTCGTGGCCGGCGCGATCGGGCTCTGGACCACTCGGCGCAAGAAGTTCCTGGACCCCGGGTTCCGCACCGGCGAGGACGAGCCGCCGCGCCTGATGCTGACGAGGAACCGCGAGCTCGGCCCGCAACTGACCAAGTGGAGCTGGCGGATCGGGATCCTGACCATGGGCTTCCCGCTGATCGCCAACAGCTTCGGCTGGATCTTCACCGAGATGGGGCGTCAGCCCTGGTCCGTCTTCGGCCTGATGACCACCGCGGACTCGGTCTCGCCCAACGTCAGCGTGACCACCCAGGTGATCGCCTTCAGCACCTTCACGGCGCTCTACGCGATCCTCGCGGTGATCGAGGTCCGGCTGCTCGTGAAGTACGCCAAGGCCGGACCGGACGTCGACGAGCGCCCGCCCGCCAAGGACCCCACGCTGCGCGGCCCATCCTCGGACGAGGACGCCGACCGCCCGCTGGCCTTCGCCTACTGA
- the cydB gene encoding cytochrome d ubiquinol oxidase subunit II: MQLHDVWFVLIAVLWIGYFFLEGFDFGIGVLTKLLARDRAERRVLINTIGPVWDGNEVWLLTAGGATFAAFPDWYATLFSGFYLPLLIILVCLIIRGVAFEYRHKRSEERWQARWEQAIFWTSLVPAFLWGVAFANIVHGVAIDQQKNYTGGFWALLNPYALLGGLTTLVLFTFHGAVFAALKTVGGIRERARAMALRLGLVTAVLALAFLIWTQAHRGDGWSLAALVVAVLALLGALAANQLAREGWAFSLSGLTVVAAVAMLFLSLFPDVMPSTLDPRWSLTVVNAASSPYTLKLMTVVAAVFTPIVLLYQGWTYWVFRKRIGVQHIPAAEPAAPAAPAAER; encoded by the coding sequence ATGCAACTCCACGACGTCTGGTTCGTCCTGATCGCGGTCCTCTGGATCGGCTACTTCTTCCTGGAGGGCTTCGACTTCGGCATCGGCGTGCTGACCAAGCTGCTCGCCAGGGACCGGGCCGAGCGCCGGGTCCTGATCAACACCATCGGCCCGGTCTGGGACGGCAACGAGGTCTGGCTGCTCACCGCGGGCGGCGCCACCTTCGCGGCCTTCCCCGACTGGTACGCCACCCTGTTCAGCGGCTTCTACCTGCCGCTGCTGATCATCCTGGTCTGCCTGATCATCCGCGGCGTGGCCTTCGAGTACCGGCACAAGCGCAGCGAGGAGCGCTGGCAGGCCCGTTGGGAGCAGGCGATCTTCTGGACCTCGCTGGTGCCCGCCTTCCTCTGGGGCGTGGCCTTCGCCAACATCGTCCACGGCGTGGCGATCGACCAGCAGAAGAACTACACCGGTGGCTTCTGGGCCCTGCTGAACCCCTACGCGCTGCTCGGCGGCCTGACCACGCTGGTCCTCTTCACCTTCCACGGCGCGGTCTTCGCCGCGCTCAAGACGGTGGGCGGCATCCGGGAGCGGGCCCGCGCCATGGCGCTGCGGCTCGGCCTGGTGACGGCGGTGCTGGCGCTGGCCTTCCTGATCTGGACCCAGGCGCACCGCGGCGACGGCTGGAGCCTGGCCGCCCTGGTGGTCGCCGTCCTCGCGCTGCTCGGCGCGCTGGCCGCGAACCAACTGGCCCGCGAGGGCTGGGCCTTCAGCCTCTCCGGGCTGACCGTGGTGGCCGCCGTCGCGATGCTCTTCCTGTCGCTCTTCCCCGACGTGATGCCCTCCACCCTCGACCCGCGGTGGAGCCTGACGGTCGTCAACGCCGCCTCCTCGCCCTACACGCTGAAGCTGATGACCGTGGTCGCGGCGGTCTTCACGCCGATCGTGCTGCTCTACCAGGGCTGGACGTACTGGGTGTTCCGCAAGCGGATCGGCGTCCAGCACATCCCCGCGGCCGAGCCCGCCGCACCGGCCGCACCCGCCGCGGAGCGCTGA
- the cydD gene encoding thiol reductant ABC exporter subunit CydD has protein sequence MKPIDPRLLAQARTTRVFLAGSVLLGGLGAVLVLGQATLIAEIVVRCFQQGQGLRELTTPLLLLAATALGRALVAWLTELSAHRSAARVKSQLRGRLLEHATALGPGYLAGRRTGELTTLATRGIDALDDYFARYLPQLALAVVVPVVLLARITGADWESAAVIAGTLPLIPLFMVLIGWATRDRMDRQWRSLARLSHHFLDVVGGLPTLKVFNRAKAQAEAVRRITDEYRRATLRTLRIAFVSSFALELLSTISVALVAVSIGFRLVDGSLSLRTGLLVLILAPEVYFPLRQVGALYHSSAEGLAAAEEVFAVLETPLPPAGTRPAPALAGATLSVGPLTATHPGRTVPALSGAALRLAPGSTTALTGPSGAGKSTLLAVLLGFVRPEAGGVTVTAADGSRHDLAELDPASWRAQIAWVPQHPQLFAGTVAENVRLARPQASYASVRAALAAAHALDFVQRLPQGLDTVLGEGGAGLSAGQRQRLALARALLTDRPLVLLDEPTAHLDALSEAAIVEAVRALAADPARTVLLVAHRPALLAVADERVALTTPQVAGAPRGVSRETVPAAMSVPAASAAGSGEAVGSGEAVAVEPGADTPALSLGTPALPLGSSGTPLRRISALFAAAEAGRPRRRFALAVLLGSLALGCAVALLATSGWLISKASQQPPVLYLMMAVTSVRAFGVGRGFFRYCERLVSHDAVLRTLGSLRVTVYRRLERLAPAALPAFRRGDLLSRLVADVDAVQDWYLRWRLPAAVGLTVSLAASAGLALLLPGAGIALALGLLLAGAAVPVLAARLAGRTERRQAPARGELATAVVDTCTGTAELTVAGALPERLGAVRAADARLTDLAARSAATTALGAGLTALLTGLTVAACAALGVAGVRSGSLNGLSLALVILTPLAAFEAVAGLPGAVQVRERSRAAAGRLTEMVDTPDPVAEPAEPLAAPASPFPLAVRGLRVGWPGQQVLALDGVDLDLAAGRRVAVVGPSGSGKTTLAHTLLRLLDQRAGRITLAAGCPQAVDSRALDGDAVRGLIGLCAQDAHVFDSSLRENLRLARPGAPDAELRGALAAVRLLDWVDTLPEGLDTMVGEHGARLSGGQRQRLALARALLADFPLLILDEPAEHLDLPTADALTADLLAATEGRATLLITHRLAGLAEAGVDEIVVLDGGRVVERGDWSELTLRPQGRLRALWERELAADQLVGV, from the coding sequence ATGAAGCCCATCGACCCCCGCCTGCTCGCCCAGGCCCGCACCACCCGGGTCTTCCTGGCCGGTTCGGTGCTGCTCGGCGGCCTCGGCGCGGTGCTGGTGCTCGGCCAGGCCACGCTGATCGCCGAGATCGTGGTCCGCTGCTTCCAGCAGGGCCAGGGCCTGCGGGAGCTGACCACCCCGCTGCTGCTGCTCGCGGCCACCGCGCTCGGTCGGGCGCTGGTGGCCTGGCTCACCGAGCTGAGCGCCCACCGCTCGGCTGCCCGGGTCAAGTCGCAGCTGCGCGGGCGTCTGCTGGAGCACGCCACCGCGCTGGGGCCCGGCTACCTCGCGGGCCGGCGCACCGGCGAGCTGACCACCCTGGCCACCCGGGGGATCGACGCGCTGGACGACTACTTCGCCCGCTACCTGCCACAGCTCGCGCTCGCTGTGGTGGTGCCGGTGGTGCTGCTGGCCAGGATCACCGGCGCGGACTGGGAGAGCGCGGCGGTCATCGCCGGGACGCTGCCGCTGATCCCGCTCTTCATGGTGCTGATCGGCTGGGCCACCAGGGACCGGATGGACCGGCAGTGGCGTTCGCTGGCCCGGCTCTCGCACCACTTCCTGGACGTGGTCGGCGGGCTGCCCACGCTCAAGGTCTTCAACCGCGCCAAGGCCCAGGCCGAGGCGGTGCGGCGGATCACCGACGAGTACCGCAGGGCCACCCTGCGCACGCTGCGGATCGCCTTCGTCTCCTCCTTCGCGCTGGAGCTGCTGAGCACCATCTCGGTCGCCCTGGTCGCGGTCTCGATCGGATTCCGGTTGGTGGACGGCTCGCTGAGCCTGCGGACCGGCCTGCTGGTGCTGATCCTGGCGCCCGAGGTCTACTTCCCGCTGCGCCAGGTCGGCGCGCTCTACCACTCCAGCGCGGAGGGGCTGGCGGCGGCCGAAGAGGTCTTCGCCGTCCTGGAGACCCCGCTGCCGCCCGCCGGCACCCGCCCCGCGCCCGCGCTCGCGGGCGCCACGTTGAGCGTCGGTCCGCTGACCGCCACCCACCCCGGGCGCACGGTGCCCGCGCTGTCCGGCGCGGCCCTGCGGCTGGCGCCCGGCAGCACGACCGCGCTCACCGGGCCCAGCGGGGCGGGCAAGAGCACGCTGCTCGCGGTGCTGCTCGGCTTCGTCCGGCCGGAGGCGGGCGGCGTGACGGTCACCGCCGCCGACGGGAGCCGCCACGACCTGGCGGAGCTGGACCCGGCCTCCTGGCGCGCTCAGATCGCCTGGGTCCCGCAGCACCCGCAGCTCTTCGCCGGCACCGTGGCCGAGAACGTGCGGCTGGCCCGGCCGCAGGCCTCGTACGCCTCGGTCAGGGCCGCGCTGGCGGCCGCGCACGCGCTGGACTTCGTGCAGCGGTTGCCCCAGGGCCTGGACACCGTGCTCGGCGAGGGTGGTGCGGGTCTCTCGGCCGGTCAGCGGCAGCGGCTCGCGCTGGCCCGCGCGCTGCTGACGGACCGTCCGCTGGTCCTGCTGGACGAGCCGACCGCCCACCTGGACGCCTTGAGCGAGGCGGCGATCGTCGAGGCGGTGCGGGCGCTGGCGGCCGACCCGGCGCGCACGGTGCTGCTGGTGGCGCACCGCCCGGCGCTGCTGGCGGTGGCGGACGAGCGGGTGGCGCTGACGACTCCTCAGGTCGCCGGTGCTCCCCGCGGTGTTTCACGTGAAACGGTGCCGGCGGCGATGTCGGTGCCGGCGGCGTCGGCTGCTGGGTCCGGCGAGGCCGTCGGGTCCGGCGAGGCCGTCGCGGTGGAACCCGGTGCGGACACCCCCGCACTGTCACTCGGTACCCCCGCGCTGCCCCTCGGCTCCTCCGGCACCCCGCTGCGTCGGATCTCCGCGCTCTTCGCGGCCGCCGAGGCCGGCCGGCCCCGGCGCCGGTTCGCGCTCGCCGTGCTGCTCGGCAGCCTGGCGCTCGGCTGCGCGGTGGCGCTGCTGGCGACCTCGGGGTGGCTGATCTCCAAGGCCTCGCAGCAGCCGCCCGTGCTCTACCTGATGATGGCGGTCACCTCGGTGCGGGCCTTCGGGGTGGGCCGCGGCTTCTTCCGCTACTGCGAGCGCCTGGTCTCGCACGACGCGGTGCTGCGCACCCTGGGCAGCCTGCGGGTGACGGTCTACCGGCGGCTGGAGCGGCTGGCGCCCGCCGCGCTGCCCGCCTTCCGGCGCGGTGACCTGCTGTCGCGGCTGGTCGCGGACGTGGACGCGGTGCAGGACTGGTACCTGCGCTGGCGGCTGCCCGCCGCCGTCGGGCTGACCGTCTCGCTGGCCGCCTCGGCGGGGCTGGCGCTGCTGCTGCCCGGCGCCGGGATCGCCCTGGCCCTGGGCCTGCTGCTCGCGGGCGCGGCGGTCCCGGTGCTGGCCGCCCGACTGGCCGGTCGCACCGAGCGCCGGCAGGCGCCGGCCCGCGGCGAACTCGCCACGGCCGTGGTGGACACCTGCACCGGCACCGCCGAGCTGACCGTGGCCGGCGCGCTGCCCGAGCGGCTCGGCGCGGTGCGGGCGGCCGACGCCCGACTGACCGACCTCGCCGCCCGCTCGGCCGCCACCACCGCGCTGGGCGCCGGCCTGACCGCGCTGCTCACCGGGCTGACCGTGGCCGCCTGCGCGGCCCTCGGCGTGGCGGGTGTGCGCTCCGGCAGCCTGAACGGCCTCAGCCTGGCGCTGGTGATCCTCACCCCGCTGGCCGCCTTCGAAGCGGTGGCCGGCCTGCCCGGCGCGGTCCAGGTCCGCGAGCGCAGCCGGGCGGCGGCCGGGCGGCTGACCGAGATGGTGGACACCCCGGACCCGGTGGCCGAGCCCGCCGAGCCGCTCGCGGCACCGGCCTCCCCGTTCCCGCTCGCGGTGCGCGGACTGCGGGTCGGGTGGCCAGGACAGCAGGTCCTCGCACTGGACGGCGTCGACCTGGACCTCGCGGCCGGGCGCCGCGTCGCGGTGGTCGGTCCGTCCGGCTCCGGCAAGACCACGCTGGCGCACACGCTGCTCCGGCTGCTCGACCAGCGCGCGGGCCGGATCACCCTGGCCGCCGGCTGTCCACAGGCTGTGGACAGCCGGGCGCTGGACGGCGACGCGGTGCGCGGGCTGATCGGCCTGTGCGCCCAGGACGCGCACGTCTTCGACAGCTCGCTGCGCGAGAACCTGCGGCTGGCCCGCCCCGGGGCGCCGGACGCCGAGCTGCGCGGAGCGCTGGCCGCCGTCCGCCTGCTCGACTGGGTGGACACCCTGCCCGAGGGCCTGGACACCATGGTCGGCGAGCACGGCGCGCGCCTGTCGGGCGGCCAGCGCCAGCGGCTGGCGCTCGCCCGCGCGCTGCTGGCCGACTTCCCGCTGCTGATCCTGGACGAGCCGGCCGAGCACCTCGACCTGCCCACCGCCGATGCCCTGACGGCCGACCTGCTGGCGGCCACCGAGGGCCGGGCCACCCTGCTGATCACCCACCGCCTGGCCGGTTTGGCCGAGGCGGGGGTGGACGAGATCGTGGTGCTGGACGGCGGCCGGGTGGTCGAGCGGGGTGACTGGAGTGAGCTGACGCTGCGTCCTCAAGGACGACTCCGGGCTTTGTGGGAGCGGGAGTTGGCAGCGGATCAGCTGGTGGGGGTGTAG